A window of Patagioenas fasciata isolate bPatFas1 chromosome 27, bPatFas1.hap1, whole genome shotgun sequence genomic DNA:
AGTCCCAGGGGTTCCCCGAGATGTCGAGGTCCAacgcggggccggggggccgggggggcagcTCCAGAGCCCGCAGGCGGTTCCGCGCCAGGTCGAGGACGCTGAGGTGGCGCAAGGGGACGAAGATGCCGGCGGGCAGCGCCTGCAGCTGGTTGTCCTGGAGGAAGAGGAAGCGCAGGGCGGGCACGGGCACGAAGGTGGCGGATGACAGTGTCCCCAACCTGTTCCCCTCCAGGTCGAGCCGCTccagcgcccccagccccgccagTGCGCCCGGTGCCAGGGACACCAGGCGGTTGTGGGACAAATCCAGGCTACGGAGGGACCCCAACGGGTGGAAAACCTCCGGTGGCACCTCAGTCAATGCGTTGTCACCCAGGTCGAGCCAGAGGAGCCGGGGAAGGTGCCGGAACCAGGCGGGTTTCAGCGCCCGCAGCCGGTTCTCCCGCAGTACCAAGTGCTGGAGGTGGCGGGTGGTGGCGAAAATGTCAGCGGGGAGGGTGGGCAGGAGGTTGTTGGTCAGGTCGAGGACGCGCAGGGTGGGGACGGGGCGCAGGAGGGTTCCGGGGAGGGCGGCCAGGCGGTTGGAGGAGAGATGGAGCTCCTGCAGGTGCGGCACCCCGGCCAGCGCGGTGGGGACAATGGTGGCCAGAGCCGTGAACTCCACCGAGATGGCCAGGGTGGTGGGGGGCAGCCCCGAAGGGAAGGTGCTCAGGGTGGGCTCGGTGCAGACGAAACGGGTGGcattggggtggggggtgcagggtgcagcgCGGCACGgcaccagcaggagcagcagcagcgctgaCAGGATCTGGCCCGGTGGCATCATGGCGCTGGGCTGATTGTCACCGAGGGCTGTGCAAGCCCTGGGGGGGGACAGGCAATGGCTGCAGGCAGAGAGACACCCtgagccccatgtccccccccccgaccccctctgagccccccagccctgccctcacCTTCCCAAGTCCCCGGCGAGGCTCCTCGGGACCGTCCTGGCTCCTCGGGGACTGTCCCTTCTCCTCGGTGGCTGTCACCCCCGGGGGGGTTAGTGGCTCGGCCTCACGTGTTGGTTGGGAAACCGCTGCCAGCTCGCAGGGTGTTGGCATCCGGGGCAGGGTCAGCGTGCTggcgtcccagtgtccccattgcacCCCGCGGTTCTTGGGGACACAGCACTGACACCCCCTTCCCACCCTCACCGCACCCgcacggggaaactgaggcacgatgCTTCATGGGTGCTGGGGAGCGGTGGGACCCCACGGGTGGCTCTGTGCACACTGGGGGTCCCTGGGCGGCTCCGCG
This region includes:
- the LRG1 gene encoding leucine-rich alpha-2-glycoprotein, whose product is MMPPGQILSALLLLLLVPCRAAPCTPHPNATRFVCTEPTLSTFPSGLPPTTLAISVEFTALATIVPTALAGVPHLQELHLSSNRLAALPGTLLRPVPTLRVLDLTNNLLPTLPADIFATTRHLQHLVLRENRLRALKPAWFRHLPRLLWLDLGDNALTEVPPEVFHPLGSLRSLDLSHNRLVSLAPGALAGLGALERLDLEGNRLGTLSSATFVPVPALRFLFLQDNQLQALPAGIFVPLRHLSVLDLARNRLRALELPPRPPGPALDLDISGNPWDCGCQLVALLRRVTPRLTATRDTVCASPPRHWGQEVAAVVQAGDTGCEPRGDVQHLPDTETRGLVSP